In Vitis vinifera cultivar Pinot Noir 40024 chromosome 17, ASM3070453v1, one genomic interval encodes:
- the LOC100259380 gene encoding uncharacterized protein LOC100259380, with protein MLVLGMNSKRQRRPNVRLGEIGDVSAAFASVSSQKTHKRWKHDLVNPMETECNSGYGFSDPGVSPRVTADLQQNRENKNPNSSKSGFELVSSEEIDMTKSELNFGKITRKCRLMKRRVRSTGGNNSVFGSVWGSKLSPEFSSEDGKEYGGKEFAGFTLNEFSDLDPIDGFKSYSDHETSGMSKEACENDMDEPNLPQHNPSESWKEDAWYEVNNGFPKSSGECDKMTIGGSNVNSVRGWLEDIGFGKYAGVFEMHEVDEEALPLLTFEDLKEMGVLSIGPRRRLYTAIQQLKEGGGGISA; from the coding sequence ATGTTGGTTCTTGGTATGAATTCAAAAAGACAGAGGCGGCCAAATGTTAGGTTGGGGGAGATTGGAGATGTTTCTGCAGCTTTTGCATCTGTCTCTTCCCAGAAAACTCACAAGAGATGGAAACATGACCTTGTGAACCCTATGGAAACTGAGTGTAACTCTGGTTATGGGTTTTCAGATCCTGGAGTCTCTCCTAGGGTTACAGCTGATTTACAGCAGAACAGAGAGAATAAGAACCCTAACTCTTCCAAATCAGGTTTTGAGTTAGTCAGCTCAGAGGAAATTGATATGACTAAGTCTGAACTGAATTTTGGGAAGATAACCCGGAAATGTCGGCTGATGAAGCGACGGGTAAGGAGCACTGGAGGTAACAATAGTGTTTTTGGTAGTGTTTGGGGTTCTAAACTTAGTCCTGAATTCAGTAGTGAAGATGGGAAGGAATATGGAGGGAAGGAGTTTGCTGGATTCACATTGAATGAGTTCTCTGATCTTGACCCCATTGATGGTTTTAAGAGCTATTCAGATCATGAAACTTCAGGTATGAGCAAAGAAGCTTGCGAGAATGATATGGATGAACCCAATTTGCCCCAACACAATCCTAGTGAGTCTTGGAAGGAAGATGCTTGGTATGAAGTGAATAACGGCTTTCCTAAATCTAGTGGTGAATGTGATAAGATGACAATTGGAGGCAGTAATGTAAATAGTGTTAGGGGATGGTTGGAAGATATAGGGTTTGGTAAGTATGCCGGTGTTTTTGAAATGCACGAGGTGGATGAGGAAGCTTTGCCATTACTTACTTTTGAAGACCTCAAAGAGATGGGTGTTCTTTCTATTGGGCCTCGTCGGAGGTTGTACACTGCAATTCAGCAATTAAAGGAAGGAGGAGGGGGAATTTCTGCTTGA